Proteins encoded by one window of Streptococcus sanguinis:
- the pyrH gene encoding UMP kinase: protein MVEPKYKRILIKLSGEALAGEKGVGIDIQTVQKMAEEIKEVHDLGVQIALVIGGGNLWRGEPAAEAGMDRVQADYTGMLGTVMNALVMADSLQQVGVDTRVQTAIAMQQVAEPYIRGRALRHLEKGRIVIFGAGIGSPYFSTDTTAALRSAEIEADAILMAKNGVDGVYNADPKKDKTAVKFDELTHRDVISKGLRIMDSTASTLSMDNDIDLVVFNMNEPGNIKRVVIGEQIGTTVSNNL, encoded by the coding sequence ATGGTAGAACCTAAGTATAAGCGTATTTTGATTAAGTTGTCAGGTGAAGCTCTTGCCGGTGAAAAAGGTGTTGGTATTGATATTCAAACCGTTCAGAAGATGGCGGAAGAAATCAAAGAAGTTCACGATTTGGGAGTTCAGATTGCTCTGGTCATCGGAGGCGGAAACCTTTGGCGGGGTGAGCCGGCAGCAGAAGCGGGCATGGACCGCGTGCAGGCCGACTATACTGGTATGTTGGGCACTGTCATGAATGCGCTGGTAATGGCGGATTCGCTGCAGCAAGTCGGTGTAGATACGCGCGTGCAGACAGCGATTGCTATGCAGCAGGTGGCTGAGCCTTACATCCGTGGTCGAGCCCTTCGTCATCTGGAAAAAGGCCGTATCGTAATTTTCGGTGCAGGTATTGGTTCTCCTTATTTTTCAACCGATACAACCGCTGCCTTGCGATCAGCAGAGATTGAAGCAGATGCGATTCTCATGGCTAAAAATGGCGTGGACGGTGTCTATAATGCCGATCCTAAGAAAGACAAGACCGCTGTTAAGTTTGATGAGCTGACCCACCGGGATGTCATCAGCAAGGGGCTGCGGATTATGGACTCAACGGCTTCGACCTTGTCTATGGACAATGATATTGACTTGGTTGTTTTTAACATGAATGAGCCAGGCAATATCAAACGCGTTGTTATCGGTGAGCAAATCGGAACAACAGTATCAAATAATTTATAA
- the frr gene encoding ribosome recycling factor — translation MANAIVEKAKERMTHSHQSLAREFGSIRAGRANASLLDRIHVEYYGVETPLNQIASITIPEARVLLVTPFDKSSIKDIERALNASDLGITPASDGSVIRLVIPALTEETRRDLAKEVKKVGENAKVAIRNIRRDAMDEAKKQEKAKEITEDELKTLEKDIQKVTDDAVKHIDEMTANKEKELLEV, via the coding sequence ATGGCAAATGCAATTGTAGAAAAAGCAAAAGAAAGAATGACCCACTCGCACCAAAGTCTGGCTCGTGAATTTGGTAGCATTCGTGCAGGCCGCGCCAATGCCAGCCTTTTGGACCGCATCCATGTGGAATATTACGGAGTAGAAACGCCGCTCAACCAAATCGCCTCTATTACGATTCCAGAAGCGCGTGTTCTTTTGGTGACACCTTTTGACAAGTCTTCTATCAAGGACATTGAGCGTGCGCTTAATGCTTCTGACCTCGGGATTACGCCAGCCAGCGATGGCTCTGTGATTCGTCTGGTCATTCCAGCTCTAACAGAGGAAACTCGCCGAGACTTGGCTAAAGAAGTGAAAAAGGTCGGTGAAAATGCTAAAGTTGCTATCCGTAACATCCGCCGCGATGCTATGGACGAAGCTAAGAAGCAGGAAAAAGCTAAAGAAATCACTGAAGACGAATTGAAGACCCTGGAAAAGGATATTCAAAAAGTAACGGACGATGCTGTCAAACATATCGACGAGATGACAGCAAATAAAGAAAAAGAACTTTTAGAAGTTTAA
- the cvfB gene encoding RNA-binding virulence regulatory protein CvfB, whose product MNTNLASFIVGIITDENDRFYFVQKDGQVYALSKEEGAHELGQSVKGFAYSDMKQKLRLTTLEVTATQDQFGWGTVTEVRKDLGVFVDTGLPDKQIVVSLDILPEIKELWPKKGDRLYIRMEVDKKDRIWGQLAYQEDFQRLARPAYNNMQNQNWPAIVYRLKLSGTFVYLPENNMLGFIHPSERYAEPRLGQVLDARVIGFREVDRTLNLSLKPRSFEMLENDAQMILTYLESNGGFMTLNDKSSPDDIKATFGISKGQFKKALGGLMKAGKIKQDPTGTELV is encoded by the coding sequence ATGAATACAAATCTTGCCAGCTTCATCGTGGGTATCATCACGGATGAAAATGATCGCTTTTACTTTGTTCAAAAGGACGGTCAGGTTTACGCTCTTTCTAAGGAAGAGGGCGCGCATGAGCTGGGGCAGTCTGTCAAAGGCTTTGCCTACAGCGATATGAAGCAGAAGCTTCGTCTGACAACTCTTGAAGTTACAGCTACTCAAGACCAGTTTGGCTGGGGAACAGTAACGGAGGTTCGCAAGGATTTAGGCGTGTTTGTTGATACCGGTCTGCCGGATAAGCAAATTGTCGTGTCACTAGACATCTTGCCAGAAATCAAGGAACTCTGGCCTAAGAAGGGGGACCGCCTTTATATCCGTATGGAAGTAGATAAGAAAGACCGCATCTGGGGTCAACTGGCTTATCAGGAGGATTTCCAGCGTCTGGCTCGTCCTGCCTACAATAACATGCAGAACCAAAACTGGCCAGCCATCGTTTATCGTCTCAAGCTTTCTGGCACTTTTGTTTACCTGCCAGAGAATAATATGCTGGGCTTCATTCATCCGAGTGAGCGCTATGCAGAGCCACGTTTGGGGCAGGTCTTAGATGCACGGGTGATTGGCTTCCGTGAAGTAGATCGCACTCTTAACCTCTCGCTTAAGCCTCGTTCCTTTGAAATGCTGGAAAACGATGCCCAGATGATTCTGACCTATCTGGAGAGCAATGGCGGCTTTATGACCTTGAACGACAAGTCTTCACCAGACGACATCAAGGCTACCTTTGGTATTTCCAAAGGCCAGTTTAAAAAAGCTCTAGGTGGGCTGATGAAAGCTGGTAAAATCAAGCAAGATCCGACCGGAACGGAGTTGGTGTGA
- a CDS encoding YozE family protein, which translates to MRKSFYSWLMTERNPKSKEPKAILADLAFQDTAFPKHTDDFDEVSRFLEEHANFSFNLGEFDAIWEEYQAH; encoded by the coding sequence ATGAGAAAATCTTTTTACAGCTGGCTGATGACAGAGCGAAATCCTAAGAGCAAGGAGCCCAAGGCTATTTTGGCGGATTTGGCTTTTCAGGATACAGCCTTTCCCAAGCATACGGATGATTTTGACGAGGTCAGTCGTTTTCTGGAGGAGCATGCAAATTTTTCCTTTAACCTTGGCGAGTTCGATGCTATTTGGGAGGAATATCAGGCGCATTAA
- a CDS encoding PhoH family protein → MQEHSVELKLGHPDDAFHLFGSNERHLRLMEQELKVTIHARTEIVQILGTKAACEETRQVIQALLVLVNRGMTIGTPDVVTAITMVKNDEIDKFVALYEEEIIKDSYGKPIRVKTLGQKIYVDSVKNHDIVFGIGPAGTGKTFLAVTLAVTALKRGQVKRIILTRPAVEAGESLGFLPGDLKEKVDPYLRPVYDALYQILGKDQTTRLMEREIIEIAPLAYMRGRTLDDAFVILDEAQNTTIMQMKMFLTRLGFQSKMIVNGDISQIDLPRNVKSGLIDAQEKLKNISQIDFVHFSAKDVVRHPVVAEIIRAYEPTPVREAATEPEEME, encoded by the coding sequence TTGCAGGAACATTCAGTAGAATTGAAACTGGGCCATCCAGATGATGCCTTTCATCTTTTTGGTTCTAATGAACGCCATCTGCGCCTGATGGAGCAGGAATTGAAGGTGACTATTCATGCCCGAACCGAGATTGTGCAGATTTTAGGTACGAAGGCTGCCTGTGAAGAGACCAGACAGGTCATTCAGGCTCTGTTGGTCTTGGTCAATCGTGGCATGACCATTGGTACTCCCGATGTTGTGACAGCCATTACCATGGTCAAAAATGATGAAATTGATAAGTTTGTAGCTCTTTACGAAGAAGAGATTATCAAGGACAGCTATGGCAAGCCAATTCGGGTCAAGACACTTGGTCAGAAAATCTATGTGGACAGTGTTAAAAATCATGATATTGTCTTTGGTATCGGGCCAGCCGGAACAGGGAAGACCTTTCTAGCGGTGACCTTGGCCGTGACAGCTCTCAAGCGTGGGCAGGTCAAGCGAATCATTCTGACACGGCCAGCGGTAGAAGCTGGTGAGAGTTTGGGCTTTCTGCCTGGTGACCTTAAGGAAAAGGTGGATCCTTATCTGCGTCCAGTCTATGATGCTTTGTATCAGATTTTAGGTAAGGATCAGACGACGCGCCTTATGGAGCGAGAAATCATTGAAATTGCACCTTTAGCTTATATGCGGGGGCGGACGCTGGATGATGCTTTTGTGATTCTGGACGAGGCACAGAATACTACCATCATGCAGATGAAGATGTTTCTGACACGCCTCGGTTTCCAGTCCAAGATGATTGTCAATGGAGACATCAGCCAGATTGACCTACCTCGCAATGTTAAGTCCGGCCTCATTGACGCTCAGGAGAAATTGAAGAATATCTCCCAGATTGATTTTGTTCATTTCTCAGCTAAGGATGTCGTTCGTCATCCAGTGGTGGCGGAGATTATCCGAGCTTATGAACCAACTCCTGTTAGAGAGGCTGCAACTGAGCCAGAAGAAATGGAATAA
- the ald gene encoding alanine dehydrogenase yields the protein MLIGIPKEIKNNENRVALTPAGVQSLVGKGHEVLIETNAGLGSGFTDADYEKQGAKIVPTAAEAWAAELVVKVKEPLAAEYGFLRDDLLLFTYLHMAAAPELADAMTSAKTTGLAYETVRDQDGQLPLLIPMSEVAGRMAVQIGAHFLTKREGGSGVLLGGVPGVPKGKVTIIGGGVVGTHAARIALGLGAQVTILDISAKRLSVLEDVFGHQIQTLMSNPFNIEASVREADVVIGAVLIPGAKAPKLVTDDMVKQMRPGSVIVDVAVDQGGVIETADRVTTHTEPVYEKHGVLHYAVANIPGAVARTSTIALTNVTLPYIEALAGKGFKQAITDDQGLRQGVTTYQGHITSLPVAEGLNKNYTSIDELV from the coding sequence ATGTTAATCGGTATTCCAAAAGAAATCAAAAACAATGAAAATCGTGTCGCTCTGACACCAGCTGGTGTTCAAAGCCTCGTTGGTAAAGGACATGAAGTGCTGATTGAGACAAATGCTGGGCTGGGATCTGGTTTTACAGATGCAGACTATGAAAAGCAAGGTGCAAAAATCGTTCCTACTGCTGCAGAAGCTTGGGCAGCTGAGCTGGTGGTCAAGGTCAAAGAACCTCTGGCAGCTGAATATGGCTTCCTCCGCGACGACCTCTTGCTCTTTACTTACCTGCACATGGCTGCCGCTCCTGAACTTGCAGATGCTATGACAAGTGCCAAGACGACTGGTCTGGCCTACGAAACTGTCCGCGATCAAGATGGACAACTGCCACTCTTGATACCTATGAGTGAGGTGGCTGGTCGGATGGCGGTCCAAATCGGAGCCCACTTCCTGACTAAGCGTGAAGGCGGATCTGGCGTACTTCTCGGCGGTGTACCGGGCGTTCCAAAAGGAAAAGTTACCATAATTGGTGGCGGTGTCGTAGGTACTCATGCCGCTCGTATTGCTCTAGGACTAGGTGCTCAAGTGACTATTCTGGATATCAGCGCTAAGCGTCTGTCTGTCTTAGAAGATGTCTTCGGCCATCAAATCCAGACCCTCATGTCTAATCCTTTCAATATCGAAGCTAGCGTTCGAGAAGCAGATGTCGTGATTGGTGCCGTCCTCATTCCAGGTGCGAAGGCTCCAAAACTGGTGACAGACGATATGGTTAAGCAAATGCGTCCTGGCTCTGTCATTGTAGACGTAGCCGTTGACCAAGGCGGTGTCATTGAAACAGCCGACCGCGTGACGACCCACACCGAACCTGTCTACGAAAAACATGGCGTCCTCCACTATGCAGTTGCTAATATCCCTGGTGCCGTAGCCCGCACTTCTACCATTGCCCTGACCAATGTCACCCTTCCTTATATTGAAGCCTTGGCAGGAAAAGGCTTCAAACAAGCCATTACAGATGACCAAGGACTGCGCCAAGGTGTAACGACTTACCAAGGTCATATCACCAGCCTGCCAGTTGCAGAAGGCCTCAACAAGAACTACACATCTATTGACGAACTCGTTTAG
- a CDS encoding GNAT family N-acetyltransferase, with translation MENIYVKLARHARLETERLILRPVTLEDAPAMFEYSSDEENTRYTFETNKSLEETRNNIALFYLANPLGRWGIEVKESGKFIGTIDLHKIRLDLKTAAIGYVINKKYWNQGYTTEANRAVIKLAFEQIGMHKLVALHDVDNPASGRVMVKSGMKYSHEEPYASLDKHEKGCIVTRLHYYLTREDYFAKK, from the coding sequence ATGGAAAATATTTATGTCAAGCTGGCTCGTCATGCAAGACTGGAAACTGAGCGGCTGATTCTGCGTCCGGTGACCTTGGAGGATGCCCCGGCAATGTTTGAGTACTCTTCAGATGAGGAAAATACTCGCTATACTTTTGAGACAAACAAAAGCCTGGAAGAAACACGCAATAATATCGCTCTCTTTTATCTGGCTAATCCTCTGGGACGCTGGGGAATAGAAGTAAAGGAGAGCGGCAAATTCATCGGGACTATTGACCTGCATAAGATTAGACTGGACTTGAAAACGGCAGCTATCGGCTATGTAATCAATAAAAAATACTGGAATCAGGGTTATACGACAGAGGCCAATCGCGCAGTCATCAAGCTGGCTTTTGAGCAAATCGGGATGCACAAACTTGTGGCGCTGCATGATGTGGATAATCCAGCATCTGGCAGGGTTATGGTCAAGTCTGGTATGAAATATTCCCACGAAGAGCCTTACGCATCACTAGACAAGCATGAGAAAGGCTGCATAGTGACGCGGTTGCATTACTATCTGACTAGGGAAGATTATTTTGCAAAAAAATGA
- the ybeY gene encoding rRNA maturation RNase YbeY: protein MYIEMVDETGQVSEEILKQTQEILEFAAQKTGKENKEMAVTFVSNARSHELNLEYRDTDRPTDVISLEYKPELDIAVDEEDLLDHPELVEMLEDFDAYIGELFISVDKAREQAEEYGHSFEREMGFLAVHGFLHINGYDHYTSEEEAEMFGLQEEILTAYGLTRK from the coding sequence ATGTATATCGAAATGGTAGATGAAACGGGTCAGGTTTCAGAAGAGATTCTTAAACAGACTCAGGAAATTTTGGAGTTTGCGGCCCAGAAAACGGGCAAGGAAAATAAGGAAATGGCTGTGACTTTTGTCAGCAATGCGCGTAGCCATGAACTCAACTTGGAATATAGAGATACGGATCGGCCGACGGATGTGATTAGCTTGGAGTATAAGCCTGAGTTGGACATCGCTGTTGACGAGGAGGATTTGCTGGACCATCCTGAGCTAGTTGAGATGCTGGAAGATTTTGACGCCTATATCGGCGAGCTGTTCATTTCAGTGGACAAGGCACGTGAGCAGGCTGAAGAATACGGCCACAGCTTTGAGCGGGAGATGGGCTTTTTGGCAGTGCATGGTTTTCTGCATATCAACGGCTATGATCACTATACGTCGGAAGAAGAAGCAGAAATGTTTGGTTTACAGGAAGAAATTTTAACTGCTTATGGACTCACAAGGAAATAA
- a CDS encoding diacylglycerol kinase family protein — protein MDSQGNNKRKWKNRDVVSSLEFALTGIFTAFKEERNLRKHVLSALAVIVAGLIFDLSAIEWLFLFLSIFLVIAFEIVNSAIENVVDLASDYHFSMRAKNAKDMAAGAVLVVSGFAVVTGLIIFVPKIWDWIF, from the coding sequence ATGGACTCACAAGGAAATAACAAACGCAAATGGAAAAATCGAGATGTGGTCTCGAGTCTGGAATTTGCTTTAACCGGTATTTTTACAGCCTTTAAAGAGGAGCGCAACCTGCGCAAGCATGTACTTTCGGCTCTGGCGGTGATAGTTGCGGGACTGATTTTTGACTTGTCCGCGATAGAATGGCTCTTTCTCTTTTTGAGCATTTTTCTAGTCATTGCCTTTGAGATTGTCAATTCTGCCATTGAAAATGTCGTAGATCTGGCCAGTGATTACCACTTTTCTATGCGGGCTAAGAATGCCAAGGATATGGCAGCGGGAGCTGTTCTGGTCGTGTCTGGCTTTGCAGTTGTGACGGGACTGATTATTTTTGTTCCCAAGATTTGGGATTGGATTTTTTAA
- the era gene encoding GTPase Era, which translates to MTFKSGFVAILGRPNVGKSTFLNHVMGQKIAIMSDKAQTTRNKIMGIYTTDKEQIVFIDTPGIHKPKTALGDFMVEAAYSTLREVDTVLFMVPADEPRGKGDDMIIERLKAAKVPVILVVNKIDKVHPDQLLAQIDDFRQQMDFKEIVPISALQGNNVSHLIDILSENLEEGFQYFPEDQITDHPERFLVSEMIREKVLMLTREEIPHSVAVVVDSMKRDEETDKVHIRATIMVERDSQKGIIIGKGGSMLKKIGSMARRDIELMLGDKVFLETWVKVKKNWRDKKLDLADFGYNKKEY; encoded by the coding sequence ATGACTTTTAAATCAGGTTTTGTAGCTATTTTGGGACGTCCTAATGTTGGGAAATCAACCTTTTTGAATCATGTTATGGGGCAGAAGATTGCCATCATGAGCGACAAGGCTCAGACCACTCGCAATAAAATTATGGGGATTTACACGACGGATAAGGAGCAGATTGTCTTTATCGACACGCCGGGAATCCACAAGCCCAAGACGGCTCTAGGTGATTTTATGGTGGAAGCAGCTTACAGCACCCTGCGTGAGGTGGATACCGTTCTCTTCATGGTGCCGGCTGATGAGCCGCGTGGCAAGGGCGATGACATGATTATCGAACGCCTGAAAGCGGCCAAAGTACCAGTTATTTTGGTAGTTAATAAGATTGATAAAGTCCATCCGGATCAGCTTTTAGCGCAAATTGATGATTTCCGTCAGCAGATGGACTTCAAAGAAATCGTGCCGATTTCAGCCCTGCAGGGCAATAATGTGTCCCATCTTATTGATATTCTCAGTGAGAATCTGGAGGAAGGCTTCCAGTATTTCCCAGAAGACCAGATTACCGACCATCCGGAGCGCTTTCTGGTGTCAGAGATGATTCGGGAGAAAGTGTTGATGTTGACACGGGAGGAAATTCCCCACTCAGTCGCGGTGGTTGTTGACAGCATGAAGCGAGACGAGGAAACGGACAAGGTCCATATCCGAGCGACCATAATGGTGGAGCGCGACAGCCAAAAAGGCATTATCATCGGCAAAGGCGGTTCCATGCTGAAGAAAATCGGATCCATGGCTCGGCGCGATATTGAGCTCATGCTGGGGGACAAGGTCTTCCTAGAAACCTGGGTCAAAGTCAAGAAAAACTGGCGGGACAAGAAGCTGGACTTGGCGGACTTTGGCTATAATAAGAAGGAGTATTGA
- a CDS encoding type I restriction-modification system subunit M: protein MSKLKSQLPLFQKNDVNISSDVNTVWSIANTLRGAYRADKYRDVIIPMFVLARLEAALLPTKDQVIAAYKKDKKTPEQILEDISGYKYYNTSPFTLENLQNDPDAIEENFLAYLDGYSKRVKDIIENLKFKEQVHTLAQTGRLFTVIKKFSKIDLSPSTVDSMRMGYMFEDIIRRFSENEEAGSHYTPREVIALMVNLLLVEADEELFVDKRIVKILDMAAGTGGMLATAKSYIRRLNSEVNVLLFGQEYLSETYGIGRADMLIRQENSDYFVKTDTLKDGDPFADKKMNFVIANPPFGQSWGGKDADDGVEQAVKKDQELFEATDGRQGRFVNTPATGDAQLLFHLHGLAKLEKNGRAAIISNGSPLFSGGTTSGESQIRRYILENDLLEAIIALPGQFFYNTGIGIYIWIYNKNKAPKRRNKVQFIDATEEFVPLRKSLGQKRRELSEDNIRQIIQWYHNFEENDHVKIFDNKEFLYKEYIVMQPLQRRGRITEDTIEKVKSVPFVAKLYDEYQYQELLEMEPRTANDEKKLQDLAAGKTKQEQLLNALRLGITDDSYPNFEEFSQVIRELLSEVKVTPANVNAIALAMSEMDKTAEIVTTTKKDKFGEIADGIVYDKTTKDSEIVKLTENVEDYFAREVYPHVPDAHYWFDEGKGYGAEIPFTRYFYQYQAPESADKLLAEFYELEEELQNLLEELKHD, encoded by the coding sequence ATGTCAAAATTAAAATCACAACTTCCTCTTTTTCAGAAAAATGATGTTAATATTTCTAGCGATGTCAACACAGTTTGGTCTATTGCGAATACACTTCGAGGAGCCTATCGCGCAGATAAATATCGTGATGTGATTATTCCCATGTTTGTATTAGCTAGATTGGAAGCAGCTCTACTGCCAACCAAGGATCAAGTGATTGCAGCCTACAAGAAAGACAAAAAAACACCGGAACAGATTCTTGAAGATATATCAGGATATAAATACTATAATACAAGCCCTTTTACTCTTGAAAATTTGCAAAATGATCCTGATGCAATCGAAGAAAACTTTCTCGCTTATTTAGATGGTTATTCCAAACGAGTAAAGGACATTATTGAAAACCTTAAGTTTAAGGAGCAGGTCCATACCTTGGCACAGACAGGACGCCTATTCACTGTCATTAAGAAATTCTCCAAAATTGATCTATCCCCGAGTACAGTGGATTCTATGCGAATGGGCTATATGTTTGAAGACATCATTCGCCGTTTCTCCGAAAATGAGGAAGCAGGATCTCACTATACACCTCGGGAGGTCATTGCTTTGATGGTCAACTTACTGCTCGTTGAAGCAGATGAGGAACTGTTTGTAGATAAGAGAATAGTAAAAATTCTAGACATGGCTGCTGGTACAGGAGGCATGCTGGCTACAGCCAAAAGTTATATTCGCCGTTTGAATTCTGAAGTGAATGTTCTTCTCTTTGGTCAGGAATATCTCTCAGAAACTTATGGTATCGGAAGGGCAGATATGCTGATTCGGCAGGAAAATTCTGACTACTTTGTGAAGACAGATACTCTTAAAGATGGTGATCCCTTTGCGGACAAAAAGATGAATTTTGTCATTGCCAATCCTCCCTTTGGCCAGTCTTGGGGAGGAAAGGACGCAGATGATGGTGTAGAACAGGCTGTCAAAAAAGATCAAGAACTCTTTGAGGCAACCGATGGCAGACAAGGTCGGTTTGTCAATACTCCGGCAACAGGTGATGCTCAGCTGCTTTTCCACTTGCATGGCTTGGCTAAACTAGAAAAGAATGGACGTGCAGCTATTATTTCTAACGGGTCTCCGCTTTTTTCAGGTGGAACAACATCTGGAGAAAGTCAGATTAGGCGTTATATCTTAGAGAATGACTTGCTAGAAGCTATCATCGCACTCCCTGGTCAGTTTTTCTACAATACAGGAATTGGCATCTATATTTGGATCTACAATAAAAATAAAGCTCCTAAGCGTCGGAATAAGGTACAGTTTATCGATGCGACCGAAGAGTTTGTACCATTGAGAAAGTCTCTGGGACAAAAGCGTCGTGAACTTTCTGAGGACAATATCCGGCAGATTATCCAGTGGTACCATAATTTTGAAGAAAACGATCATGTGAAAATATTTGATAACAAAGAATTTCTTTATAAAGAGTATATCGTTATGCAGCCTCTGCAACGTCGAGGCAGAATTACTGAAGATACCATCGAAAAGGTTAAAAGTGTCCCATTTGTAGCAAAGCTTTATGATGAATACCAATATCAGGAACTGCTTGAAATGGAGCCTCGCACAGCCAATGATGAGAAGAAATTACAAGACTTAGCAGCGGGGAAAACTAAGCAGGAGCAGTTATTAAATGCTCTCCGGCTTGGAATCACTGATGACAGCTACCCTAATTTTGAGGAATTTAGTCAGGTAATCAGAGAGCTATTATCTGAGGTGAAGGTGACACCAGCTAATGTCAATGCTATTGCGCTTGCTATGAGCGAGATGGATAAGACAGCAGAAATTGTCACAACGACCAAGAAGGACAAGTTTGGCGAGATAGCAGATGGTATTGTCTATGATAAGACCACCAAGGATAGTGAAATCGTCAAACTGACAGAGAATGTTGAAGACTACTTTGCGCGTGAAGTCTATCCACATGTACCAGACGCCCACTATTGGTTTGATGAGGGAAAGGGCTATGGAGCTGAAATTCCTTTTACTAGGTATTTCTACCAGTACCAAGCCCCAGAAAGTGCAGATAAGCTCTTGGCAGAGTTCTACGAGCTTGAAGAAGAACTACAAAACCTCTTGGAGGAGCTCAAACATGACTAG
- a CDS encoding restriction endonuclease subunit S produces the protein MTRMKESGIDWIGQIPEEWEVIKVKFFTYMKGRIGWQGLKADEFIDEGPYLVTGTDFKNGRVNWDTAYHISQKRYEQAPEIQLKQGDLLVTKDGTVGKLALIDELPDSASLNSHLLVLRPLFNRYENHFLYYVLSSLEFKNYFQKVSIGSTMDSLSQEKMGEFIFALPNINEQNSISRYLDKKTAQLDKVKSLLEEQIQKLKDYRSSLIYETVTKGLDKTVPLKDSGIDWIGHVPEGWGVKAIKYIFDEIGSGSTPKSDNEIFYDGDINWIQSGDLYQTDTVTSVSKTISYQGFKSTSALKIYQQPFVALAMYGASVGNVAVSYIDACVNQAVVAMLGSSEKVSFGKYAIEASKSNLIFSAQGGTQPNISQNLIKNWSIPQPKNEEQEQVVDFLDKKTVQIDKLIQIKNEQIKNINKQRQTLIYDYVTGKRRV, from the coding sequence ATGACTAGGATGAAAGAGAGTGGCATTGACTGGATTGGGCAGATACCAGAGGAGTGGGAAGTAATTAAAGTTAAATTTTTTACTTATATGAAGGGGAGAATCGGCTGGCAAGGATTAAAAGCTGATGAATTTATTGATGAGGGACCGTATTTAGTTACAGGAACCGATTTTAAAAATGGTCGAGTCAACTGGGATACAGCATATCATATATCACAAAAGAGATATGAACAAGCTCCAGAAATTCAGTTAAAGCAGGGAGACTTACTAGTTACAAAAGATGGAACTGTTGGGAAATTAGCACTTATTGATGAATTGCCAGATAGTGCGTCGTTAAATAGTCATTTACTTGTACTTAGACCTTTGTTTAATAGATATGAAAATCACTTTCTCTATTACGTTTTAAGCTCTCTAGAATTTAAAAATTATTTTCAAAAAGTTTCGATAGGTAGTACTATGGATTCATTGTCTCAAGAAAAAATGGGAGAATTTATTTTTGCACTACCCAACATAAATGAGCAAAATTCTATATCTAGATACTTAGATAAGAAAACTGCTCAGTTGGATAAGGTTAAAAGTCTACTGGAGGAGCAGATTCAAAAACTCAAAGACTACCGCTCTAGCTTGATTTATGAGACCGTCACAAAAGGACTGGATAAAACAGTCCCACTGAAAGATTCAGGAATCGACTGGATTGGACATGTACCTGAAGGATGGGGAGTAAAAGCTATCAAATATATCTTTGATGAAATTGGTAGTGGCTCTACTCCTAAAAGCGATAATGAAATATTCTATGATGGTGATATAAATTGGATTCAATCTGGAGATTTATATCAAACTGATACGGTGACGAGTGTAAGTAAAACTATTAGTTATCAAGGTTTTAAATCTACTTCGGCATTAAAAATATATCAACAACCTTTTGTTGCTTTAGCAATGTACGGTGCTTCAGTTGGCAATGTGGCTGTTAGTTACATTGATGCTTGTGTTAATCAAGCAGTTGTCGCAATGTTGGGATCCTCTGAAAAAGTTAGCTTTGGGAAATATGCTATAGAAGCAAGTAAGAGTAATTTGATTTTTTCTGCACAAGGTGGGACTCAACCAAATATCAGTCAAAATTTAATAAAAAATTGGAGCATTCCTCAGCCTAAAAATGAAGAACAAGAACAAGTTGTTGATTTTCTTGATAAGAAAACAGTTCAAATAGATAAACTTATTCAAATCAAGAACGAGCAAATTAAAAATATTAACAAACAACGACAAACTCTTATTTATGATTATGTGACAGGGAAAAGGAGAGTGTAG